The Tistrella bauzanensis genome window below encodes:
- a CDS encoding LysR family transcriptional regulator, with translation MTLEQLRIFVAVAEHSHVTRAARSLNLTQSTVSAAVAAIEARHGVALFHRVGRGIELAEAGRVFLDEARAVLARASAAEQALADLAGDPRGRLRIHASQTVANYWLPARLIDFLTAYPAVRAELAIGNTAEVAAAVRAGSADLGFVEGPVDDPALAERLLPGDRLMLVVGAAHPWAALPRVAAADLAGSPWVLRERGSGTRAEFEAALQGLGVDPASLPVVLDLPSNEAVRAAVEAGAGATALSALVVASGLALGSLRSPVLDLPHRAFHLLIHKERYLGRAARAFVDRVAGGGAAGDLG, from the coding sequence ATGACATTGGAACAACTCAGGATTTTTGTCGCGGTGGCGGAACACAGCCACGTGACCCGTGCGGCGCGATCGCTCAACCTGACCCAGTCGACCGTGAGTGCGGCTGTGGCGGCGATCGAGGCGCGCCACGGCGTGGCCCTGTTTCACCGGGTCGGTCGCGGCATTGAACTGGCCGAGGCCGGACGGGTGTTTCTGGACGAGGCCCGCGCGGTGCTGGCCAGGGCATCGGCCGCCGAGCAGGCCCTGGCCGATCTGGCGGGCGATCCGCGTGGCCGGCTGCGCATCCATGCCAGCCAGACCGTGGCCAATTACTGGCTGCCGGCGCGGCTGATCGATTTTCTGACCGCCTATCCGGCCGTGCGTGCCGAACTTGCCATTGGCAACACCGCCGAGGTCGCCGCCGCGGTGCGGGCCGGCAGCGCCGATCTGGGCTTCGTGGAAGGCCCGGTCGACGATCCGGCGCTGGCCGAACGGCTGCTGCCCGGGGACCGGCTGATGCTGGTGGTGGGGGCGGCGCATCCCTGGGCGGCATTGCCGCGGGTGGCGGCGGCCGATCTGGCGGGCTCGCCCTGGGTGTTGCGCGAACGTGGATCGGGTACCCGCGCCGAGTTCGAAGCGGCGCTTCAGGGGCTGGGTGTCGATCCGGCCAGCCTGCCGGTGGTGCTGGATCTGCCATCGAACGAGGCGGTTCGCGCGGCTGTGGAGGCTGGCGCCGGTGCCACGGCGCTCTCGGCGCTGGTGGTGGCGAGCGGGCTGGCACTCGGCAGCCTGCGCAGCCCCGTGCTCGACCTGCCGCACCGCGCCTTCCATCTGCTGATCCATAAGGAACGCTATCTCGGCCGGGCGGCGCGCGCCTTTGTCGACCGGGTCGCCGGCGGCGGAGCCGCCGGCGACCTCGGCTGA
- the recJ gene encoding single-stranded-DNA-specific exonuclease RecJ produces the protein MSRDAAVLGVERSMGGRRWEARLADQRLGLALAQRLDLPEIVGRVLAGRGVGLDTADDFLTPSLRTALPDPSHLRDMDRAVDRLAAAIAAREPIAVFGDYDVDGATSTALVSRFLRALGVPVVVYVPDRMTEGYGPNEAAMAMLAGRGIRVVITVDCGTTAFAALDAARRLNLDVVVVDHHIGEPELPAAHAVVNPNRFDETSTHGQMAAVGVAFLLLVGLNRALRDGGVYDRLGVAPPDLMGLLDLVALGTVCDVVPLTGVNRAFVSQGIKVLGRRRNVGLARLADVAKLDETPEAYHLGYVLGPRINAGGRVGRADLGARLLGSDDADESTGMAMELDRLNTERREIEAAVEAEALELAERQADAPFILVAHQGWHPGVIGIVAGRLKERFHRPVFVVAADGAVGKGSGRSVPGVDLGSAVTAARQAGLLVNGGGHAMAAGLTVPLDRLVELHGFLAERIVAQTGGEPPAPRLGLDGVLAVGGATSALVDVLERIGPFGTGNAQPRFALSAVRILKADVVGQGHIRVIMGADDGSRLKGIAFRAADGPVGATLLQARGLPLHVAGGLRRDRWQGRDDVQMFIDDVASAAAGH, from the coding sequence ATGTCCCGTGACGCCGCGGTTCTGGGCGTCGAGCGGTCGATGGGCGGGCGGCGCTGGGAAGCGCGGCTCGCCGATCAGCGTCTGGGACTGGCGCTTGCCCAGCGTCTGGACCTGCCCGAAATCGTCGGGCGGGTTCTGGCGGGGCGCGGCGTCGGGCTGGACACGGCCGACGATTTCCTGACCCCAAGCCTGCGTACCGCCTTGCCCGATCCGTCGCATCTGCGCGACATGGACCGGGCCGTCGACCGCCTGGCCGCCGCGATCGCGGCGCGCGAGCCGATTGCCGTGTTCGGCGATTACGATGTCGACGGTGCCACCTCGACCGCGCTGGTCAGCCGCTTTTTGCGCGCGCTGGGTGTGCCGGTGGTGGTTTACGTTCCAGACCGGATGACCGAGGGCTATGGCCCGAACGAAGCCGCCATGGCGATGCTGGCCGGGCGCGGCATCCGGGTGGTGATCACGGTCGATTGTGGCACCACCGCCTTTGCGGCACTCGACGCCGCCCGGCGGCTGAATCTGGATGTGGTGGTGGTCGACCATCATATCGGCGAGCCGGAACTGCCGGCGGCTCATGCCGTGGTCAACCCCAACCGCTTCGACGAGACCAGCACCCATGGCCAGATGGCGGCGGTGGGGGTGGCGTTCCTGTTGCTGGTGGGGTTGAACCGCGCGCTGCGTGATGGTGGCGTCTATGACCGGTTGGGCGTGGCCCCGCCCGATCTGATGGGCCTGCTCGATCTGGTCGCCCTGGGCACGGTGTGCGATGTGGTGCCGCTGACGGGGGTGAACCGCGCCTTCGTCTCGCAGGGCATCAAGGTCCTGGGCCGCCGTCGTAATGTCGGGCTTGCCCGTCTGGCCGACGTGGCCAAGCTCGACGAGACACCGGAAGCCTATCATCTGGGCTATGTGCTGGGGCCACGGATCAATGCCGGCGGCCGGGTCGGGCGTGCCGACCTTGGCGCACGACTTCTGGGCAGCGATGATGCCGACGAGTCGACCGGCATGGCCATGGAACTCGACCGGCTGAACACCGAGCGGCGCGAGATCGAGGCGGCGGTGGAGGCCGAGGCACTGGAACTGGCGGAACGCCAGGCCGATGCCCCCTTCATCCTGGTCGCTCATCAGGGCTGGCATCCCGGCGTGATCGGCATCGTGGCTGGGCGGCTGAAGGAACGCTTTCACCGGCCGGTCTTCGTGGTCGCGGCCGATGGCGCCGTCGGCAAGGGATCGGGGCGGTCGGTGCCGGGGGTCGATCTGGGCTCGGCGGTCACCGCCGCGCGTCAGGCGGGCCTGCTGGTCAATGGCGGCGGCCATGCGATGGCGGCGGGGCTGACCGTGCCGCTCGACCGGCTGGTGGAGCTGCATGGCTTTCTGGCTGAACGGATCGTTGCCCAGACGGGTGGCGAGCCGCCGGCGCCAAGGCTGGGGCTGGATGGCGTGCTGGCGGTGGGGGGTGCCACATCGGCGCTGGTCGATGTGCTGGAACGCATCGGCCCCTTCGGCACCGGCAATGCCCAGCCGCGTTTCGCGCTGTCGGCGGTGCGGATCCTGAAGGCCGACGTGGTCGGCCAGGGCCATATCCGGGTGATCATGGGCGCCGATGATGGATCGCGGCTGAAGGGCATCGCCTTCCGCGCGGCAGACGGGCCGGTGGGCGCGACGCTGCTTCAGGCCCGGGGTCTGCCGCTGCATGTGGCGGGCGGCTTGCGCCGCGACCGCTGGCAGGGGCGCGATGACGTCCAGATGTTCATCGACGACGTGGCCTCGGCGGCGGCCGGTCACTGA
- a CDS encoding PHA/PHB synthase family protein — MAEQGADRGGHAGTRDDADAFARNMREVAERSQQIMREFLSRHEGLDTAGPTDPLNLTTAFTHLTERMMENPAKLVEAQAALWQDYLTLWQSTATRMAGGDAKPVATPDAGDKRFKDKDWSENQLFDFIKQSYLLTARWMMSIIHKVDGLDPDEARKIDFYTKQYVDAMSPSNFVTTNPEVLRATIESKGENLVRGLNNMIRDMEKGGGELRISMTDETAFELGRNVATTPGKVVFQNGLMQILQYTPTTETVHKRPLLIVPPWINKFYILDLQPKNSFIRFAVAQGHTVFVVSWTNPDEEMAKKTFEDYMTEGLITALDKVTEEAGVDEVNVIGYCIGGTLLATTLSYLKAQGDKRVKSATFFTTLTDFRDAGDIKVFVDDAQIGNIEKMMSKKGYLEGRKMATAFNMLRSNDLIWSFVVNNYLLGKDPFPFDLLYWNSDATRLPAAMHSFYLRHMYRENKLVEPGGITMGGVPIDLRQIDQPVYILSAQQDHIAPWKSTYRATQLYRGNTRFVLGASGHIAGVINPPESGKYNYWTNKDLPDDPEAWLAGAEKHPGSWWVDWAKWVKRLGGAQVPAREPGTVLGVIEDAPGSYVKMRD; from the coding sequence ATGGCCGAGCAAGGAGCCGACCGGGGAGGACACGCCGGCACGCGCGATGACGCCGACGCCTTCGCACGCAATATGCGCGAGGTTGCCGAGCGCAGCCAGCAGATCATGCGCGAATTTCTCTCGCGTCATGAAGGGCTCGACACCGCCGGACCGACAGACCCTCTCAACCTGACCACCGCCTTCACCCACCTGACCGAGCGCATGATGGAGAACCCGGCCAAGCTGGTCGAGGCCCAGGCGGCGCTGTGGCAGGACTATCTGACCCTGTGGCAGTCCACCGCCACCCGCATGGCCGGTGGCGATGCCAAGCCTGTCGCCACGCCCGACGCCGGCGACAAGCGGTTCAAGGACAAGGATTGGAGCGAGAACCAGCTTTTCGACTTCATCAAGCAGTCCTATCTGCTGACCGCGCGCTGGATGATGAGCATCATTCACAAGGTCGACGGCCTCGATCCCGATGAAGCCCGCAAGATCGATTTCTATACCAAGCAATATGTCGACGCGATGTCACCGTCGAATTTCGTCACCACCAACCCGGAAGTCCTGCGCGCGACCATCGAGAGCAAGGGCGAGAACCTGGTTCGCGGCCTGAACAACATGATCCGCGACATGGAGAAGGGCGGCGGCGAGCTGCGCATCTCCATGACCGACGAGACGGCCTTCGAGCTTGGCCGCAACGTTGCCACCACCCCCGGCAAGGTGGTGTTCCAGAACGGGCTGATGCAGATCCTGCAATACACGCCCACCACCGAGACCGTCCACAAGCGGCCGCTGCTGATCGTGCCGCCGTGGATCAACAAGTTCTACATTCTGGATCTGCAGCCGAAGAACTCGTTCATCCGCTTCGCGGTCGCCCAGGGCCACACCGTGTTCGTGGTGTCCTGGACCAATCCGGACGAGGAGATGGCGAAGAAGACCTTCGAAGACTACATGACCGAAGGCCTGATCACCGCGCTCGACAAGGTTACCGAGGAAGCCGGCGTCGACGAGGTCAACGTCATCGGCTATTGCATCGGCGGCACGTTGCTTGCCACCACCCTGTCCTATCTGAAGGCCCAGGGCGACAAGCGGGTCAAGAGCGCCACCTTCTTCACCACGCTCACCGATTTCCGCGATGCCGGCGACATCAAAGTCTTCGTCGATGATGCCCAGATCGGCAATATCGAGAAAATGATGTCGAAGAAGGGCTACCTTGAAGGCCGGAAGATGGCGACCGCGTTCAACATGCTCCGGTCCAACGATTTGATCTGGAGCTTCGTGGTCAACAACTACCTTCTAGGCAAAGATCCCTTCCCTTTCGATCTTCTGTACTGGAACAGCGACGCCACCCGACTTCCCGCCGCCATGCACAGTTTCTATCTGCGCCATATGTACCGCGAGAACAAGCTGGTGGAGCCGGGCGGCATCACTATGGGCGGCGTGCCGATCGATCTGCGCCAGATCGACCAGCCGGTCTACATCCTGTCCGCCCAGCAGGACCATATCGCCCCCTGGAAATCGACCTATCGGGCAACCCAGCTCTATCGCGGCAACACCCGCTTCGTGCTGGGGGCATCCGGCCACATCGCCGGTGTCATCAATCCGCCGGAATCCGGCAAGTACAACTACTGGACCAACAAGGATCTGCCGGACGATCCCGAAGCCTGGCTCGCCGGTGCCGAAAAGCATCCGGGCTCGTGGTGGGTCGACTGGGCGAAATGGGTCAAGCGTCTGGGCGGTGCCCAGGTGCCGGCCCGTGAACCGGGCACGGTGCTGGGTGTGATCGAGGATGCGCCCGGATCTTACGTGAAGATGCGCGACTGA
- a CDS encoding ABC transporter ATP-binding protein: MVSPDRAPQMMASGIAADLGGRRVLDGIDLALEAGGLTALVGPNGAGKSTLLAILAGLLAPTAGRILIDGQSFQALGDRARARRIGYLEQQPACHWPLSVVALARLGRLPHRGRFGSTDPAADEAAVTAALASTALTGFRDRRVDHLSGGERMRAHLARVLAGAPQVVLADEPLAGLDPAHQLDVLGLLRDLAAAGRIVVVVMHDLALAARFADRVVLLAEGRVLTDGAPAQALDDAAIGRAYGVDVRRVVIDGCNVPLPWTRRPG; the protein is encoded by the coding sequence ATGGTGAGCCCCGACCGGGCGCCACAGATGATGGCCAGCGGCATCGCCGCCGATCTGGGGGGACGGCGGGTGCTCGACGGCATCGACCTCGCCCTGGAGGCCGGCGGACTGACCGCGCTGGTCGGGCCGAACGGGGCCGGAAAGTCCACCCTGCTCGCCATTCTGGCCGGGCTTCTGGCGCCCACGGCCGGCCGGATCCTGATCGACGGTCAGAGCTTTCAGGCCCTGGGCGACCGGGCGCGGGCACGGCGGATCGGCTATCTGGAACAGCAGCCGGCCTGTCATTGGCCGTTGAGCGTCGTGGCGCTGGCGCGGCTGGGCCGCCTGCCCCATCGCGGCCGATTCGGCAGCACCGACCCTGCGGCAGACGAGGCGGCAGTGACGGCGGCGCTGGCCAGCACCGCCTTGACCGGCTTCCGCGACCGCCGGGTCGATCATCTGTCGGGCGGCGAGCGGATGCGGGCGCATCTGGCCCGCGTGCTGGCCGGCGCACCACAGGTGGTACTGGCCGACGAACCCTTGGCCGGTCTCGACCCGGCCCATCAGCTGGACGTGCTGGGCCTGCTGCGGGATCTGGCGGCCGCCGGCCGGATCGTGGTGGTGGTGATGCATGATCTGGCGCTGGCCGCGCGGTTCGCCGACCGGGTGGTGCTGCTGGCCGAAGGCCGGGTTCTGACCGACGGTGCGCCGGCGCAGGCGCTGGACGATGCAGCGATCGGCCGCGCCTATGGCGTCGACGTCCGCCGGGTCGTCATCGACGGCTGCAATGTGCCGCTGCCCTGGACGCGACGCCCCGGCTGA
- a CDS encoding ABC transporter substrate-binding protein yields MFRPSPSPFSRAVVIMAGLFMATPVMAARADPAAPAPVRPGRVVSINLCTDQLLLRLADPGQVAGIGPLARDPKLSVESANAALVPQVSASAETVHALKPDLVLAGRFGATAAAAALERLGVRVERFRPADSVATIRAGLIRAGQLLGPQAERRAADEIARLDAHAARLEALAAALPHRLRALMLRADGSMVGPGGLAHAMLTLGGFSNIMAERFNPDGRARRGGDWRVELEAAIRAAPDVILVETMPGAAPALVHRLPRHPALARLTALGGTAPDIIEVPGNLLVCGLPDALDIAERLLPVAARLAAPPPAAATREEAKS; encoded by the coding sequence GTGTTCCGGCCCAGCCCATCGCCCTTCAGCCGTGCCGTCGTGATCATGGCGGGGCTGTTCATGGCCACCCCGGTCATGGCTGCGCGCGCAGACCCGGCCGCGCCGGCGCCCGTCCGGCCCGGGCGTGTCGTCTCGATCAACCTGTGCACCGACCAGTTGTTGCTGCGTTTGGCCGATCCCGGTCAGGTGGCCGGCATCGGGCCCCTGGCCCGTGATCCGAAGCTGTCGGTGGAATCCGCAAACGCCGCCCTGGTGCCGCAGGTCAGCGCCAGCGCCGAAACCGTCCACGCACTCAAGCCCGATCTGGTTCTGGCCGGCCGGTTCGGCGCCACAGCGGCGGCGGCGGCGCTGGAACGGCTGGGCGTGCGGGTCGAACGCTTCCGCCCGGCCGACAGCGTTGCCACGATCCGCGCCGGCCTGATCCGCGCCGGGCAGTTGCTGGGGCCACAGGCCGAACGGCGCGCCGCCGACGAAATCGCCCGGCTCGATGCCCATGCCGCACGGCTGGAAGCCTTGGCCGCCGCCCTGCCCCACCGGCTGCGGGCCTTGATGCTACGCGCCGATGGCAGCATGGTCGGCCCCGGCGGCCTTGCCCATGCCATGCTCACCCTGGGCGGCTTCAGCAATATCATGGCCGAGCGCTTCAATCCCGACGGCCGCGCACGCCGGGGCGGCGACTGGCGGGTGGAGCTGGAAGCAGCGATCCGTGCCGCCCCTGATGTGATTCTGGTCGAAACCATGCCCGGCGCCGCACCGGCGCTGGTCCATCGCCTGCCCCGCCATCCGGCTCTGGCCCGGCTGACGGCCTTGGGCGGCACGGCGCCCGACATCATCGAGGTGCCGGGCAATCTGCTGGTCTGCGGCCTGCCCGACGCGCTGGACATCGCCGAACGCCTGCTGCCGGTGGCCGCACGGCTGGCCGCACCGCCGCCGGCCGCCGCGACGCGTGAGGAGGCCAAGTCGTGA
- a CDS encoding LL-diaminopimelate aminotransferase, giving the protein MADEFARIRRLPPYVFAEVNQMKAKLRAAGRDIIDLGMGNPDTATPAHIVEKLVEAVRDPKTHRYSQSRGIPGLRRAASAYYKRRFAVDIDPETEVVVTIGSKEGLANLASAITTPGDVILVPNPSYPIHPYGFVIAGANIRHVPHGPGYNFLDELEYAVRHTSPKPVAMVLNYPGNPTAEVVDLAQYEKLVAFARRHEMYILSDLAYSEVYFDGVPPPSILAVPGARDLAVEFTSLSKTYNMAGWRVGFAAGNRRLIQALAKIKSYLDYGQFTPVQVAGAAALNGPQDCVEQMRTLYRERRDVLVEGLHGIGWPVPSPSASMFCWAPIPDAFKHLGSLEFSKLLLARADVAVSPGIGFGEYGDGYVRIALVENKHRIRQAVRNIKRFFKEYRDETRAGAAQASSTQAQSVEDAIR; this is encoded by the coding sequence ATGGCAGATGAATTCGCGCGGATCCGGCGGTTGCCACCCTATGTCTTCGCCGAAGTCAACCAGATGAAGGCCAAGCTGCGGGCAGCCGGCCGCGACATCATCGACCTCGGCATGGGCAACCCCGACACCGCCACCCCCGCCCATATCGTCGAAAAGCTGGTCGAGGCGGTGCGTGACCCCAAGACCCACCGCTATTCGCAGTCGCGCGGCATTCCGGGGCTGCGGCGCGCGGCATCGGCCTATTACAAGCGGCGCTTCGCGGTCGATATCGACCCTGAGACCGAGGTCGTGGTCACGATCGGCTCGAAGGAGGGCCTCGCCAATCTCGCCTCGGCGATCACCACGCCGGGCGATGTGATCCTGGTGCCCAATCCCAGCTATCCGATCCACCCTTACGGTTTCGTGATCGCGGGTGCCAATATCCGCCACGTGCCCCATGGGCCGGGCTATAACTTCCTCGACGAGCTTGAATATGCGGTGCGCCACACCTCGCCCAAGCCGGTCGCCATGGTGCTGAACTATCCGGGCAACCCGACGGCCGAGGTGGTCGACCTCGCCCAGTATGAAAAGCTGGTGGCCTTCGCGCGGCGCCACGAGATGTACATCCTGTCGGATCTTGCCTATTCCGAGGTCTATTTCGATGGGGTGCCGCCACCTTCGATTCTGGCGGTGCCGGGGGCGCGCGATCTGGCGGTGGAATTCACCAGCCTCAGCAAGACCTATAACATGGCCGGCTGGCGGGTCGGCTTCGCCGCCGGCAACCGGCGGCTGATCCAGGCCCTGGCCAAGATCAAGTCCTATCTGGACTATGGCCAGTTCACGCCGGTGCAAGTAGCGGGTGCCGCGGCGCTGAACGGGCCGCAGGACTGTGTCGAACAGATGCGCACGCTGTATCGCGAGCGCCGTGACGTTCTGGTCGAAGGCCTGCACGGCATCGGTTGGCCGGTGCCGTCGCCATCGGCCTCGATGTTCTGCTGGGCACCGATTCCCGATGCGTTCAAGCATCTGGGGTCGCTGGAATTCTCGAAGCTGCTGCTGGCGCGCGCCGATGTCGCGGTGTCGCCGGGCATCGGTTTCGGGGAATATGGCGACGGCTATGTCCGGATCGCCCTGGTCGAGAACAAGCACCGCATCCGTCAGGCGGTGCGCAACATCAAGCGGTTCTTCAAGGAGTACCGCGACGAGACCCGGGCTGGCGCGGCCCAGGCCTCGTCAACCCAGGCCCAGTCAGTTGAGGATGCCATCCGATGA
- the glpX gene encoding class II fructose-bisphosphatase: protein MIDYTLMDRNLALEAVRVTEFAALACSRMIGKGDEKAADQAAVDAMRRALNGLDIDGTVVIGEGERDEAPMLYIGEKVGSGRGPKVDIALDPLEGTTICATGGPNALAVLAMAEEGRFLNAPDVYMDKIAVGGGLPEGVVLLENSVQANLASLAKAKDVEISDLTVCILNRPRHAELIAKTREAGARIQLIGDGDVAGVIATARPDTGIDLYIGSGGAPEGVLAAAALRAIGGQMQGRLLFRNEDERGRAHRLGITDFGRIYNLMDLASGNVIFSATGVTDGSMLRGVHRISHTHWSTQSLIMRSKTGTVRVITAEHNFGRKSAFD from the coding sequence ATGATCGACTACACCCTGATGGATCGCAATCTGGCCCTCGAGGCCGTGCGCGTCACTGAATTCGCAGCCCTGGCCTGCTCACGAATGATCGGCAAGGGCGACGAGAAGGCCGCAGATCAGGCCGCCGTCGACGCGATGCGCCGGGCGCTGAACGGTCTCGACATCGATGGCACGGTGGTCATCGGCGAGGGCGAGCGCGACGAGGCGCCGATGCTGTATATCGGCGAAAAGGTCGGCTCTGGTCGCGGCCCGAAGGTCGATATCGCACTCGACCCGCTGGAAGGCACCACCATCTGCGCCACCGGCGGCCCCAATGCGCTGGCCGTGCTGGCGATGGCCGAGGAGGGCCGGTTCCTCAACGCCCCCGACGTCTATATGGACAAGATCGCGGTCGGTGGCGGGCTTCCGGAAGGCGTGGTGCTGCTGGAAAACTCGGTCCAGGCCAATCTGGCCAGTCTGGCCAAGGCCAAGGATGTCGAGATTTCCGATCTCACCGTCTGCATCCTCAACCGCCCGCGTCATGCCGAACTGATCGCCAAGACCCGTGAGGCCGGCGCGCGCATCCAGTTGATCGGCGACGGTGACGTTGCCGGAGTGATCGCGACCGCGCGCCCCGATACCGGCATTGATCTCTATATCGGCTCGGGCGGCGCACCGGAAGGCGTGCTGGCGGCGGCGGCGCTGCGTGCCATCGGCGGTCAGATGCAGGGCCGCCTGCTGTTCCGCAACGAAGACGAGCGGGGCCGCGCCCATCGGCTCGGCATCACCGATTTCGGCCGGATCTACAACCTGATGGATCTGGCCTCGGGCAATGTCATCTTCTCGGCGACCGGCGTTACCGATGGCTCGATGCTGCGCGGTGTGCATCGCATCAGCCATACCCACTGGTCGACTCAGAGCCTGATCATGCGGTCGAAGACCGGCACCGTCCGGGTGATTACGGCCGAGCATAATTTCGGTCGTAAATCGGCCTTCGATTGA
- a CDS encoding homoserine dehydrogenase, with protein sequence MNSSHKPAADRRVSTTPLRVGVAGLGTVGVGVVEILRDHAAMIAARAGRPVVVTAVSARDQGRDRGISLAGLGWEDDAAALAARDDVDVVVELIGGSEGPALHLARATLGRGKAFVTANKAMIATHGPELAAAAEDAGVALAFEAAVAGGIPILKTLREGLAANAITRVYGILNGTCNYILTEMRTTGRDFADVLTQAQALGYAEADPTFDVDGIDTAHKLSILAALAFGGRPDIGAIHVEGIRHVTIDDIRFAEELGFRIKLLGVARMTDHGLEQRVHPSMVPLSAPVAHVEDVFNAVVAEGDAVGTTMSQGRGAGRGPTASAVVADLVDIARGCVTPGFSVPAAALGQHPSAPIEAHQGAFYIRLMVLDQPGVLADVARAFAVEHVSLESLIQRGRSAVEAVPVVLTTHATAEAALRRALDVIAALPAVIEPPRMIRIERSL encoded by the coding sequence ATGAACAGCAGCCACAAACCCGCCGCCGATCGCCGCGTCTCGACCACGCCGTTGCGTGTTGGTGTGGCCGGCCTCGGAACCGTTGGTGTGGGGGTGGTCGAGATCCTGCGCGATCACGCGGCGATGATCGCGGCCAGGGCCGGGCGACCGGTGGTGGTGACGGCAGTGTCGGCGCGTGATCAAGGCCGTGATCGCGGTATCAGCCTGGCCGGGCTCGGCTGGGAAGACGATGCCGCGGCGCTGGCGGCGCGCGATGACGTCGACGTGGTTGTGGAGTTGATCGGCGGGTCCGAGGGGCCGGCGCTTCATCTGGCGCGGGCCACGCTCGGGCGCGGGAAGGCCTTCGTCACCGCCAACAAGGCGATGATCGCCACTCACGGACCCGAACTCGCCGCGGCCGCCGAGGACGCCGGCGTGGCGCTGGCCTTCGAGGCGGCGGTTGCCGGCGGCATCCCTATCCTGAAGACCCTGCGCGAGGGCCTGGCCGCGAATGCGATTACCCGCGTCTATGGCATCCTGAACGGCACCTGCAATTATATCCTGACCGAGATGCGGACCACGGGCCGCGACTTCGCCGATGTTCTGACCCAGGCCCAGGCGCTGGGCTATGCCGAAGCCGACCCGACCTTCGACGTCGACGGGATCGACACGGCCCATAAGCTGTCGATCCTGGCGGCGCTGGCCTTCGGTGGCCGCCCCGATATCGGCGCGATCCATGTCGAGGGCATCCGTCACGTCACCATCGACGACATCCGCTTCGCCGAGGAACTGGGCTTCCGCATCAAGCTGCTGGGCGTGGCGCGGATGACCGATCATGGCCTGGAACAGCGGGTGCATCCCAGCATGGTGCCGCTGTCGGCGCCGGTCGCCCATGTGGAGGACGTGTTCAACGCCGTGGTGGCCGAAGGCGATGCCGTGGGCACCACCATGTCGCAGGGGCGCGGGGCCGGGCGCGGGCCCACGGCCTCGGCGGTGGTGGCCGATCTGGTCGACATTGCCCGCGGCTGTGTCACCCCCGGCTTCTCGGTGCCGGCCGCGGCCCTCGGCCAGCACCCCTCGGCACCGATCGAGGCGCATCAGGGGGCGTTCTACATCCGGCTGATGGTGCTGGATCAGCCCGGTGTTCTGGCCGATGTCGCCCGTGCCTTCGCGGTCGAGCATGTGTCGCTGGAAAGCCTGATCCAGCGTGGCCGCAGCGCGGTCGAGGCGGTGCCCGTGGTGCTGACCACGCATGCCACCGCGGAAGCGGCGCTCCGGCGCGCGCTCGACGTGATCGCGGCGCTGCCGGCGGTGATCGAACCACCCCGGATGATCCGGATCGAACGCAGCCTCTGA
- a CDS encoding FecCD family ABC transporter permease: MLILLPLLVGWLSLGYGPSGWIMPDASVLLGLRAPDTASGIVMLELRLPRTLIAMMIGAVLGACGAALQGLTRNPLAEPGTLGASSTAALGAVAAIYFGHAGSAGAGPAPAAAGLLGAGLGLGLVLALGRGGGLSLILAGVGVGALATAFISLALTFAPSPYATLEMIDWLIGSVADRTLADAALLGPFAALSLVLLIGCGTGLDALGLGERTARSMGVKLGRLRLQVVAATAIGVGAATAIAGGIGFVGLIVPHALRPFVGHRPGRLVPASMLGGATLLPLADLAGRLIGDGTEIRVGVATALIGAPVFLHILLTRARAERGTW; encoded by the coding sequence ATGCTGATCCTGCTGCCGCTGTTGGTCGGCTGGCTGTCGCTGGGCTATGGCCCAAGCGGCTGGATCATGCCCGATGCCAGCGTGCTGCTGGGCTTGCGCGCGCCCGACACCGCATCGGGCATCGTGATGCTGGAACTGCGCCTGCCACGCACCCTGATCGCGATGATGATCGGCGCGGTGCTAGGGGCCTGCGGCGCCGCCCTGCAAGGTCTGACCCGCAATCCGCTGGCGGAACCCGGCACGCTTGGTGCCTCGTCGACCGCCGCCCTGGGGGCTGTGGCCGCGATCTATTTCGGCCATGCCGGCAGTGCCGGGGCAGGCCCTGCCCCGGCTGCCGCCGGCCTGCTGGGCGCCGGCCTGGGCCTTGGCCTGGTGCTGGCGCTGGGCCGGGGCGGCGGGCTGTCGCTGATTCTGGCCGGGGTGGGTGTCGGCGCACTTGCCACCGCCTTCATCTCGCTGGCCCTGACCTTCGCACCCAGCCCCTATGCGACGCTGGAGATGATCGACTGGCTGATCGGGTCGGTCGCCGATCGCACCCTTGCCGATGCCGCCCTGCTCGGCCCCTTCGCGGCGCTGTCGCTGGTGCTGCTGATCGGCTGCGGCACCGGGCTCGACGCCCTGGGCCTGGGTGAACGCACCGCCCGGTCGATGGGTGTGAAGCTGGGCCGGCTGCGGCTGCAGGTGGTGGCGGCGACCGCCATCGGCGTCGGTGCCGCCACGGCGATCGCCGGCGGCATCGGCTTCGTGGGCCTGATCGTGCCCCATGCGCTCAGGCCGTTCGTGGGCCATCGCCCCGGCCGTCTGGTCCCGGCCAGCATGCTTGGCGGCGCCACATTGCTGCCGCTGGCCGATCTGGCCGGGCGGCTGATCGGCGACGGCACCGAGATCCGGGTGGGCGTCGCCACCGCGCTGATCGGCGCGCCGGTGTTCCTGCACATTCTGCTGACCCGGGCACGGGCGGAGCGTGGCACATGGTGA